In Massilia forsythiae, one DNA window encodes the following:
- a CDS encoding addiction module protein, with the protein MPNVAELAAQIQQLTATEKHELLCQVFTDSDEPEQDADEVWRAEIVKRVKAIHNGEAALRALQED; encoded by the coding sequence ATGCCGAACGTCGCCGAACTGGCCGCACAGATCCAGCAGCTGACCGCTACTGAAAAGCACGAGTTGCTGTGCCAGGTATTCACCGACAGCGACGAGCCGGAACAGGATGCCGACGAAGTCTGGCGCGCCGAAATCGTCAAGCGCGTCAAGGCCATCCACAACGGCGAGGCCGCCCTGCGCGCGCTGCAGGAAGACTGA
- a CDS encoding DNA topoisomerase III — MTKALIIAEKPSVANDIAKALGGFTKHDEYFESDQYVLSSAVGHLLEIAVPEEYDVKRGKWSFTHLPMIPPYFALNPIAKTESRLKVLNKLIKRKDVTTLINACDAGREGELIFRLIAQNAKAKQSVKRLWLQSMTPNAIRDGFTHLRSDQDMLPLADAARCRSEADWLIGINGTRAMTAFNSKEGGFYLTTVGRVQTPTLSIVVEREEKIKKFVARDYWEVRAEFGAAAGSYEGRWLDTKFKKDENDPEKRAERLWNRADAEAIVAACLGQPGKVTEESKPTTSMAPALFDLTSLQRDANGRFGFSAKNTLGLAQALYEKHKVLTYPRTDARALPEDYIGTVKNTLEVLKENPNYHQFAKQILDKGWVKPNKRIFDNSKISDHFAIIPTGVAPKNLSEPEQKLYDLVTRRFMAVFFPAAEFLVTTRFTEVVGHQFKTEGKVMTNPGWLAIYGKDTTGDDKDGASLVPVAKGEQVSTDKVTPNALVTKPPARYNEATLLSAMEGAGKLIDSDELRDAMAGKGLGTPATRAAIIEGLLNEKYLLREGREMIPTAKAFQLMTLLRGLGVNELTAPELTGEWEYKLSQMEKGNISREEFMREIEQMTQIIVKRAKEYDNETVPGEYATLVTPCPNCGGVVKENYRRFACTKCEFSMTKVPGGRQFEIAEVEELLQNRTIGPLQGFRSKMGRPFAAILRIARDEEIHNYKLEFDFGQDQDEGEDGEGVDFSGQTALGPCPKCAGGVYEMALAYVCEHSVAKPKTCDFRSGRIILQQEILPEQMAKLLNDGKTDLLPGFVSQRTRRPFKAFLVRGKDGKISFEFEERKAKPGAKGKAAAADGADEGGDTAVATKTAARKVATKTAVTKTAATKTVAKTAATKTAAVKAAARKAPAKRA; from the coding sequence ATGACCAAAGCCCTCATCATTGCCGAAAAGCCTTCCGTGGCGAACGATATCGCCAAGGCGCTCGGCGGCTTTACCAAGCACGATGAGTATTTCGAATCCGACCAGTACGTGCTGTCGTCCGCCGTCGGCCACCTGCTGGAAATCGCGGTGCCCGAGGAATACGACGTCAAGCGCGGCAAGTGGAGCTTCACCCACCTGCCGATGATTCCGCCGTACTTCGCGCTGAACCCGATCGCCAAGACCGAATCGCGTCTCAAGGTGTTGAACAAGCTGATCAAGCGCAAGGATGTCACCACCCTGATCAACGCATGCGACGCCGGACGCGAAGGCGAACTGATCTTCCGCCTGATCGCCCAGAACGCCAAGGCCAAGCAATCGGTCAAGCGCCTGTGGCTGCAGTCGATGACGCCGAACGCGATCCGCGACGGTTTCACGCACCTGCGCAGCGACCAGGACATGCTGCCGCTGGCCGACGCGGCGCGCTGCCGCTCGGAAGCCGATTGGCTGATCGGCATCAACGGCACCCGCGCCATGACCGCCTTCAACTCGAAGGAGGGCGGCTTTTATTTGACCACCGTGGGCCGGGTGCAGACGCCGACGCTGTCGATCGTGGTCGAGCGCGAGGAAAAGATCAAGAAGTTCGTGGCGCGCGACTATTGGGAAGTGCGCGCCGAATTCGGCGCCGCCGCCGGCAGCTACGAAGGCCGCTGGCTCGACACCAAATTCAAGAAGGACGAGAACGATCCGGAAAAGCGCGCCGAGCGCCTGTGGAACCGCGCCGATGCCGAAGCCATCGTCGCCGCCTGCCTGGGCCAGCCTGGCAAAGTCACCGAGGAATCGAAGCCGACGACCTCGATGGCGCCGGCGCTGTTCGACCTGACTTCGCTGCAGCGCGACGCCAACGGCCGCTTCGGCTTCTCGGCCAAGAACACCCTGGGCCTGGCGCAGGCGCTGTACGAAAAGCACAAGGTGCTGACCTACCCGCGTACCGACGCACGCGCTTTGCCGGAAGACTATATCGGTACGGTCAAGAACACGCTCGAGGTGCTGAAGGAAAACCCGAACTACCACCAGTTCGCCAAGCAGATCCTGGACAAGGGCTGGGTCAAGCCGAATAAACGCATCTTCGACAACAGCAAGATCTCGGACCACTTCGCGATCATCCCGACCGGCGTGGCGCCGAAGAATCTGTCCGAGCCGGAACAGAAGCTGTACGACCTGGTCACGCGCCGCTTCATGGCGGTGTTCTTCCCGGCCGCCGAGTTCCTGGTGACGACCCGCTTCACCGAGGTCGTCGGCCACCAGTTCAAGACCGAGGGCAAGGTGATGACCAACCCCGGCTGGCTGGCGATCTACGGTAAGGACACCACCGGCGACGACAAGGACGGCGCCAGCCTGGTGCCGGTGGCCAAGGGCGAGCAGGTCAGCACCGACAAGGTCACGCCGAACGCGCTGGTGACCAAGCCGCCGGCGCGCTACAACGAGGCGACGCTGCTGTCGGCCATGGAAGGCGCCGGCAAGCTGATCGACTCCGACGAACTGCGCGACGCCATGGCCGGCAAGGGCCTCGGTACCCCGGCCACGCGCGCCGCGATCATCGAAGGCTTGTTGAACGAAAAATACCTGCTGCGCGAGGGACGCGAGATGATCCCGACCGCCAAGGCGTTCCAGCTGATGACCTTGCTGCGCGGCCTCGGCGTGAACGAGCTGACCGCGCCGGAACTGACCGGCGAGTGGGAATACAAGCTGTCGCAGATGGAAAAGGGCAACATCTCGCGCGAGGAATTCATGCGCGAGATCGAGCAGATGACCCAGATCATCGTCAAGCGCGCCAAGGAATACGATAACGAGACCGTGCCGGGCGAGTACGCGACCCTGGTCACGCCGTGCCCGAACTGCGGCGGCGTGGTCAAGGAAAACTACCGCCGCTTCGCCTGCACCAAGTGCGAGTTCTCGATGACCAAGGTGCCGGGCGGACGCCAGTTCGAGATCGCCGAGGTCGAGGAATTGCTGCAGAACCGCACCATCGGCCCGCTGCAGGGCTTCCGCTCGAAGATGGGGCGTCCGTTCGCGGCCATCCTGCGCATCGCGCGCGACGAGGAGATCCACAACTACAAGCTGGAATTCGACTTCGGCCAGGACCAGGACGAGGGAGAAGACGGCGAGGGTGTCGACTTCAGTGGCCAGACCGCGCTGGGACCGTGCCCGAAGTGCGCCGGCGGCGTGTACGAGATGGCGCTGGCCTATGTGTGCGAGCACAGCGTGGCGAAACCGAAGACCTGCGACTTCCGCAGCGGCCGCATCATCCTGCAGCAGGAAATCCTGCCCGAGCAGATGGCCAAGCTGCTCAACGACGGCAAGACCGACCTGCTGCCGGGCTTCGTGTCGCAGCGCACGCGCCGTCCGTTCAAGGCCTTCCTGGTGCGCGGCAAGGACGGCAAGATCAGCTTCGAGTTCGAGGAGCGCAAGGCCAAGCCGGGGGCGAAGGGCAAGGCGGCTGCGGCCGACGGCGCCGACGAGGGCGGCGATACCGCGGTGGCGACCAAGACCGCGGCGCGCAAGGTGGCGACCAAGACGGCGGTAACGAAGACGGCTGCAACCAAGACCGTGGCCAAGACGGCTGCGACCAAGACGGCCGCCGTCAAGGCGGCAGCCAGGAAGGCGCCCGCCAAGCGCGCTTGA
- a CDS encoding DUF494 family protein produces the protein MFDILVYLYETYYRPDACPEPAALARKLSAVGFDDVEITEALDWLNGLTEMASAVDPALESSGTRFYIAQEVDTLGSAAVGFIQFLELAGLLSASQREIVIERALALDEAPVTLGKLKIIVLMLLWSQGKEPDALMFDDLFGSDDEDAEPRLLH, from the coding sequence ATGTTCGACATCCTAGTCTACCTCTACGAGACGTATTATCGTCCCGACGCCTGCCCCGAGCCGGCAGCCCTGGCACGCAAGCTGTCCGCTGTCGGTTTCGACGATGTCGAGATTACCGAGGCCTTGGACTGGCTCAACGGACTGACCGAAATGGCCAGCGCCGTCGATCCCGCGCTCGAGTCGAGCGGCACCCGTTTTTATATCGCCCAGGAAGTCGACACACTCGGCAGCGCCGCCGTCGGCTTCATCCAGTTCCTGGAACTGGCCGGCCTGCTCAGCGCCTCGCAGCGCGAGATCGTCATCGAGCGCGCGCTGGCGCTGGACGAGGCGCCGGTCACGCTGGGCAAGCTGAAGATCATCGTGCTGATGCTGCTGTGGAGCCAGGGCAAGGAGCCGGATGCGCTGATGTTCGACGACCTGTTCGGGTCGGACGACGAGGATGCCGAGCCGCGCCTGCTGCACTGA
- the dprA gene encoding DNA-processing protein DprA: MALTPARLAAWLRLERSHGIGPRAATALLAAFGDPEAIFRADRAALAAHVSPAQARSLLQPMTPDGARLLEATLRWLDQPGHIDQSGRRVLALGQPGYPAWLAQIPDPPLLLYINGHVELLAMPGLAIVGSRNASVQGKANASAFAEALSDAGMTIVSGLALGIDAAAHEGALRRRGGTVAVVGTGPDLVYPARNRGLWERIAEEGCIVSEYPVGTPPLPSNFPKRNRIISGLCAGVLVVEAAVQSGSLITARQAAEHGRDVFAIPGSIHAALSKGCHILIREGAKLVDGAADVLEAMALSPLVAQGLAALAPPEGETASGAASPTAAAASGLPAASTAPPAPRTRRAPTAPAQERCLADASAEVAGLPGCLPGCDAALLAALGHDPVEPDVLLAAVGGSAGELSGKLLLLELAGLIERLPGGVIQRVVK; this comes from the coding sequence GTGGCCTTGACCCCGGCGCGGCTGGCGGCGTGGCTGCGCCTGGAGCGCAGCCACGGCATCGGACCGCGCGCCGCCACCGCCCTGCTGGCCGCCTTCGGCGATCCGGAAGCCATTTTCCGGGCCGACCGCGCGGCGCTGGCGGCGCACGTCAGCCCGGCGCAGGCGCGTTCCCTGCTGCAGCCGATGACGCCCGACGGCGCGCGCCTGCTGGAGGCCACCTTGCGCTGGCTCGACCAGCCAGGCCATATCGATCAGTCTGGGCGCCGCGTGCTGGCGCTGGGCCAGCCCGGCTACCCGGCATGGCTGGCGCAGATTCCCGATCCGCCGTTGCTACTATATATAAATGGACATGTGGAATTGCTGGCGATGCCCGGCCTGGCCATCGTCGGCAGCCGCAATGCCAGCGTGCAGGGCAAGGCCAATGCGTCGGCGTTCGCCGAGGCGCTGTCCGACGCCGGCATGACGATCGTGTCCGGCCTGGCGCTGGGCATCGATGCCGCCGCCCACGAAGGCGCGCTGCGCCGGCGCGGTGGCACCGTCGCCGTGGTCGGCACCGGCCCCGACCTGGTCTACCCGGCGCGCAACCGCGGCTTGTGGGAACGCATCGCCGAGGAAGGCTGCATCGTCAGCGAATACCCGGTCGGCACGCCGCCACTGCCGAGTAATTTTCCCAAGCGTAACCGCATCATCAGCGGATTGTGCGCCGGCGTGCTGGTGGTCGAGGCCGCCGTGCAATCCGGCTCGCTGATCACGGCGCGCCAGGCCGCCGAGCACGGGCGCGACGTGTTCGCCATTCCCGGATCGATCCACGCCGCGCTGTCCAAGGGCTGCCACATCCTGATCCGCGAAGGCGCCAAGCTGGTCGATGGCGCCGCCGACGTGCTGGAAGCGATGGCGCTGTCGCCGCTGGTGGCGCAGGGGCTGGCGGCGCTGGCGCCGCCGGAGGGCGAGACGGCTTCTGGAGCGGCATCGCCTACAGCCGCAGCAGCGTCCGGCTTGCCGGCGGCGAGTACGGCGCCGCCCGCGCCAAGGACACGGCGAGCGCCCACGGCGCCGGCGCAGGAACGGTGTCTTGCCGACGCGTCGGCCGAGGTGGCCGGCTTGCCGGGCTGCTTGCCTGGATGCGATGCCGCGCTGCTGGCCGCGCTCGGCCACGATCCGGTCGAGCCGGACGTCCTGCTGGCGGCGGTCGGCGGCAGCGCCGGAGAACTCAGCGGCAAGCTGTTGCTGCTGGAACTGGCGGGCTTGATCGAGCGCCTGCCGGGCGGTGTCATTCAGCGCGTAGTAAAGTGA
- a CDS encoding LysM peptidoglycan-binding domain-containing protein → MKNFSTGAARALPLPVAPRTPALAALAVAAAAVFAAAPLQAAPDCRFRPNAPDQHLVVKGDTLWDISGAFLEHPWCWPQVWGMNRDEIRNPHWIYPGQVVYFDRVHGRLSLTKPGQPDPDAGLAPPIRLSPQLRTEDMGGNGAVPAIPAAMIEPFLTQPLVIEPNQLDAAPRIAATQDGKVYLGEGDRVYVRGDLRGAASFQIFRPGQPLRDPDTGKVVAHEAAYVGMARLVQPARPGVDVHTFVIERSVQEAGVGDRLLPAPPVPLRNYMPHAPQQAIKARVMAVPSEVNYAAQSQVVTVNRGTIDGLDVGSVLQLYHLGQTVADPGGKRGFLGLNPAKLRLPDEQYGNLFIFRVFGHVSYGLVMQVTAPVQVGDVAQSPE, encoded by the coding sequence ATGAAAAATTTTAGCACAGGCGCCGCCCGTGCGCTGCCGCTGCCGGTCGCGCCACGTACGCCGGCGCTGGCCGCCCTGGCCGTCGCCGCGGCCGCCGTCTTCGCCGCCGCGCCGCTGCAGGCCGCCCCCGATTGCCGCTTCCGCCCGAATGCGCCCGACCAGCACCTGGTGGTCAAGGGCGATACCCTGTGGGACATTTCCGGCGCTTTCCTCGAACATCCGTGGTGCTGGCCGCAGGTATGGGGCATGAACCGCGACGAGATCCGCAATCCGCACTGGATCTATCCGGGCCAGGTCGTGTATTTCGACCGCGTGCATGGGCGCCTGAGCCTGACGAAACCGGGCCAGCCCGATCCGGATGCCGGCCTGGCACCGCCGATCCGCCTGTCGCCGCAGCTGCGCACCGAGGACATGGGCGGCAACGGCGCCGTGCCGGCGATCCCGGCCGCCATGATCGAGCCGTTCCTGACCCAGCCGCTGGTGATCGAGCCGAACCAGCTCGACGCCGCCCCGCGCATCGCCGCCACCCAGGACGGCAAGGTTTACCTGGGCGAGGGCGACCGCGTCTACGTGCGCGGCGACCTGCGCGGCGCCGCCAGCTTCCAGATCTTCCGCCCGGGCCAGCCCTTGCGCGACCCGGACACCGGCAAGGTGGTGGCGCATGAAGCCGCCTACGTCGGCATGGCGCGCCTGGTGCAGCCGGCCAGGCCGGGCGTCGACGTGCATACCTTCGTGATCGAGCGTTCGGTGCAGGAGGCGGGCGTGGGCGACCGCCTGTTGCCGGCGCCGCCGGTGCCGCTGCGCAACTACATGCCGCACGCGCCGCAGCAGGCCATCAAGGCGCGCGTGATGGCGGTGCCGTCCGAGGTCAATTACGCGGCCCAGAGCCAGGTCGTGACTGTCAACCGGGGCACGATTGACGGACTCGACGTCGGCTCCGTGCTGCAGCTCTATCATCTCGGGCAGACCGTGGCGGACCCGGGCGGCAAGCGAGGCTTCCTCGGCTTGAACCCCGCCAAGCTGCGGCTCCCGGACGAACAGTACGGCAACCTGTTCATCTTCCGGGTGTTCGGGCACGTTTCGTATGGCCTGGTCATGCAAGTGACGGCGCCGGTGCAGGTCGGCGACGTGGCGCAATCACCGGAGTGA
- the def gene encoding peptide deformylase produces MALLNILRYPDPRLHKVAKPVTEFGPRIDKLVADMADTMYDAPGVGLAATQIDVHERLVVIDITETKDDLMVFVNPEIVWASEEKQVYDEGCLSVPGVYDGVERPARVKVRALDQKGQPFEVEADGLLAVCIQHEMDHLMGKVFVEYLSPLKRNRIKTKLMKEGRGMQRDDARNAGRRA; encoded by the coding sequence ATGGCCTTACTCAACATCCTCCGCTATCCCGACCCGCGCCTGCACAAGGTGGCGAAACCGGTCACCGAATTCGGGCCGCGCATCGACAAATTGGTCGCGGACATGGCCGACACCATGTACGACGCGCCCGGCGTGGGCCTGGCGGCGACCCAGATCGACGTGCACGAGCGCCTGGTGGTGATCGACATCACCGAGACCAAGGATGACCTGATGGTGTTCGTCAATCCGGAAATCGTCTGGGCCAGCGAGGAAAAGCAGGTCTACGACGAAGGCTGCCTGTCGGTGCCGGGCGTGTACGACGGCGTCGAGCGTCCGGCGCGGGTCAAGGTGCGCGCGCTCGACCAGAAGGGCCAGCCGTTCGAGGTCGAGGCCGACGGCCTGCTGGCGGTCTGCATCCAGCACGAGATGGATCACCTGATGGGCAAGGTGTTCGTGGAGTACCTGTCGCCGCTCAAGCGCAACCGCATCAAGACCAAGCTCATGAAGGAAGGCCGCGGCATGCAGCGCGACGACGCCAGGAACGCCGGACGCCGCGCCTGA
- the fmt gene encoding methionyl-tRNA formyltransferase: MKVVFAGTPEFAAVALRALHEAGFAIPLVLTQPDRPAGRGMQLQASSVKQYALAQGIEVLQPLSLRMDAKDPQRAAEAQAAHARLLATDYDVMVVAAYGLILPRATLDIKPCINIHGSILPRWRGAAPIHRAIESGDAETGVTIMQMEEGLDTGPMLLIERIAIEDGDTTGSLHDKLAALGGRMIVDALRKMEAGGLEAVPQPEQGVTYAAKIAKEEGKLDFTLPAMDLARRIRAFNPFPGAAGQAGGVTVKIWNAQAVEGNGSPGQVLSANAHEGIVVACGEGALRLTELQKPGGKRLATAEFLKGFSFDGLTFE; the protein is encoded by the coding sequence ATGAAAGTCGTGTTCGCCGGCACGCCGGAATTCGCCGCCGTCGCCCTGCGTGCGCTGCACGAAGCCGGTTTCGCCATTCCGCTGGTGCTGACCCAGCCCGACCGTCCGGCCGGGCGCGGCATGCAATTGCAGGCGTCCAGCGTCAAGCAATATGCGCTGGCCCAGGGCATCGAGGTGCTGCAGCCGCTGTCGCTGCGCATGGATGCCAAGGACCCGCAGCGCGCGGCCGAGGCGCAGGCCGCGCACGCGCGCCTGCTGGCCACCGACTACGATGTGATGGTGGTCGCGGCCTACGGCCTGATCCTGCCGCGCGCCACGCTCGACATCAAGCCGTGCATCAATATTCACGGATCGATCCTGCCGCGCTGGCGCGGCGCCGCGCCGATCCACCGTGCGATCGAGAGCGGCGATGCCGAGACCGGCGTCACCATCATGCAGATGGAAGAAGGCCTCGATACCGGCCCGATGCTGCTGATCGAACGCATCGCCATCGAGGACGGCGACACCACCGGCAGCCTGCACGACAAGCTGGCGGCGCTGGGCGGGCGCATGATCGTCGATGCCCTGCGGAAGATGGAAGCCGGCGGCCTGGAGGCGGTGCCGCAGCCGGAACAGGGCGTGACCTACGCCGCCAAGATCGCCAAGGAAGAAGGCAAGTTGGATTTCACCCTGCCCGCCATGGATTTGGCGCGCAGGATCCGCGCGTTCAACCCGTTTCCGGGCGCGGCCGGACAGGCCGGCGGCGTGACGGTCAAGATCTGGAATGCGCAGGCGGTCGAGGGCAATGGTTCGCCGGGCCAGGTGCTGTCGGCGAATGCCCACGAGGGGATCGTGGTGGCGTGCGGCGAAGGCGCGCTGCGCCTGACGGAATTGCAGAAGCCGGGCGGCAAGCGCCTGGCGACGGCAGAATTCCTGAAGGGGTTTTCGTTCGACGGATTAACGTTCGAATAA
- a CDS encoding BrnA antitoxin family protein yields MNKEYVPEWDQPAVRNEDSVPAKQHAAAGVKQIVTIRLDVDMLDWFKSAGPGYQTRINQVLREYMEANRVRAQSEQH; encoded by the coding sequence ATGAACAAAGAATACGTGCCTGAGTGGGACCAGCCTGCCGTCCGCAACGAGGACAGCGTTCCTGCCAAGCAGCACGCCGCAGCCGGCGTAAAGCAGATCGTCACCATCCGCCTGGACGTGGACATGCTGGACTGGTTCAAGTCGGCCGGTCCGGGCTACCAGACCCGCATCAACCAGGTGCTGCGCGAGTACATGGAAGCCAACCGCGTGCGCGCCCAGAGCGAGCAGCACTGA